A window from Mycobacterium botniense encodes these proteins:
- the dcd gene encoding dCTP deaminase: MLLSDRDLRAEIAAGRLGIDPFDDALVQPSSVDVRLDSLFRVFNNTRYTHIDPAQRQDELTSVVEPVDGEPFVLHPGEFVLGSTLELFTLPEDLAGRLEGKSSLGRLGLLTHSTAGFIDPGFSGHITLELSNVANLPITLWPGMKIGQLCILRLTSPAEHPYGSARAGSKYQGQRGPTPSRYYQNFIDFSRSASYREK; the protein is encoded by the coding sequence GTGCTGCTCTCTGACCGGGATTTGAGGGCCGAAATCGCTGCCGGGCGGCTCGGCATTGATCCCTTCGACGACGCCTTGGTGCAACCATCCAGCGTGGACGTGCGCCTCGACAGCCTGTTTCGGGTGTTCAACAACACGCGGTACACGCACATCGACCCCGCACAGCGGCAAGATGAGCTGACCAGCGTGGTGGAACCGGTTGATGGTGAGCCGTTTGTGCTGCATCCCGGTGAATTCGTGCTCGGTTCGACGCTGGAACTGTTCACCTTGCCCGAGGACCTGGCCGGACGACTGGAAGGCAAGTCGTCGCTGGGACGGCTGGGCTTGTTGACGCACTCGACCGCAGGTTTCATCGATCCCGGTTTCAGCGGCCACATCACGCTGGAGCTGTCCAATGTGGCCAATCTGCCGATCACGCTGTGGCCGGGAATGAAGATCGGCCAGCTTTGCATCCTGCGGTTGACCAGCCCGGCTGAGCATCCTTACGGAAGTGCCCGGGCGGGCTCGAAATACCAGGGACAACGCGGGCCGACGCCGTCGCGTTACTACCAAAACTTCATCGACTTCTCCCGGTCCGCTTCGTACCGCGAGAAATGA
- a CDS encoding Eco57I restriction-modification methylase domain-containing protein, with protein sequence MTVVGSDAPGAGAIDVLLASWFATANSACPSKLESVASLFGKKKVRGLAQKVDTKDIAWCIDLIQTWLDDYRRGSLKGDNETSREQAYNQDFFIKILGYREKPHVPFTFTPKAATTAKGGQTPDAVLRYAEPVAGIDNIAAVVELKGADVSLDKPQQSQGNLSPVQQGFKYKPQFASCPFVVVSNFYEFRLYNDNQLDFERWTLDDLIDPTDDYLKFKTWYVLMRAESMVSRQGPSATQALLSAIRQEQEEVGEQFYAEYKDIRIELLQDIWRNNPATRDKFDLAIRKAQTIIDRVVFACFAEDMDLLPDQIVATVLNHAENHNPLGEPLFEFFKRLFRSIDKGSAALGIPVGYNGGLFAEDPWIDALTISDPVMRKLAGLSRYDFRNELRVNVLGHIFEQSITNLEEIRRKVRAEKNPLGLKSRRRREGIYYTPDYIVRFIVDNTLGAYLRLREDELKRKHKLNLMKTEEGYDKRQRRMYSEYLAVLQAIKVVDIACGSGAFLVYVFDYLLKENLRVNEILGGTLMSYDEVVRKILSDNIFGVDINEESVEITKLSLWLKTAEKGKPLTALDNNIKCGNSLVDDPDQGGSKAFNWRDNFPDIMASGGFDVVIGNPPYINARLMTQDERAHLVEKYPQLAGSYDIYVAFLLRGIQLLKPEGRYGWIIPNKYLIADYARPAQEFMSGSSLESVVNVSTLSVFKGVGVYPIILLGNMNRSESATVERYSISEPEHLGNFTQYPDEGNGLRRFKTLADFGIKLNAGTTGFEAQVVKGLLNEAGSGIPFAVSGGVDPFQIDTTRVPYMKSVYKHPYITLGSPEIAASKYAFWKAPKVVIAGMTKRIEAVYVPEPLALGVGAYGIYDFGGIDPEALTAVLNSAFMSYYLRTEFADKHLAGGYLAINKSNIEQLPMVRISRKDQADLADLAHSVAKSLANLRERSEHVLTVMKSEYGGQNWNARKLKTWWRLDFDEFLAAARLRLSLTQKDELLTYFNKTAAECAAFENQAVAAQREIDEIVYRLYRITDEERALIEAIEVAEEPLDSLLDD encoded by the coding sequence GTGACCGTGGTGGGCAGTGATGCTCCGGGTGCGGGGGCAATAGATGTGCTGTTGGCCAGCTGGTTCGCCACGGCAAACTCGGCCTGTCCCTCTAAGCTGGAATCCGTGGCTAGCTTGTTCGGCAAGAAGAAGGTGCGCGGCCTGGCGCAGAAGGTCGACACGAAGGACATCGCGTGGTGCATCGATCTGATCCAGACGTGGCTCGACGATTACCGCCGGGGATCGTTGAAGGGTGACAACGAGACTAGCCGGGAGCAGGCCTACAACCAAGACTTCTTCATCAAGATCCTCGGTTACCGGGAGAAGCCGCACGTCCCGTTCACCTTCACGCCGAAGGCCGCGACCACCGCCAAGGGCGGCCAGACGCCGGATGCCGTGCTGCGTTACGCGGAACCGGTCGCAGGGATCGACAACATCGCCGCCGTGGTTGAGCTGAAGGGTGCGGACGTCTCGCTCGACAAGCCACAGCAGAGCCAAGGCAACCTCAGCCCTGTGCAGCAGGGTTTCAAGTACAAGCCGCAGTTTGCGTCCTGCCCCTTCGTGGTGGTCAGCAACTTCTACGAGTTCCGGCTGTACAACGACAACCAGCTGGACTTCGAGCGCTGGACGCTCGACGACCTGATCGACCCCACGGACGACTACCTCAAGTTCAAGACCTGGTACGTGCTGATGAGGGCGGAGAGCATGGTCTCCCGCCAGGGGCCATCCGCTACGCAGGCCCTTCTGAGCGCGATCCGGCAGGAGCAGGAGGAGGTCGGCGAGCAGTTCTATGCGGAGTACAAGGACATCCGCATCGAGCTGCTGCAGGACATCTGGCGGAACAATCCTGCCACCCGCGACAAGTTCGATCTCGCCATCCGCAAGGCCCAGACGATCATCGACCGAGTGGTTTTCGCGTGCTTCGCCGAGGACATGGATCTGCTGCCCGACCAGATCGTTGCGACGGTCTTGAACCACGCCGAGAACCACAACCCGCTGGGCGAGCCGTTGTTCGAATTCTTCAAGCGATTGTTCCGGTCGATAGATAAGGGCAGTGCTGCGCTGGGCATCCCGGTCGGGTACAACGGCGGCCTATTCGCTGAGGACCCGTGGATCGACGCGCTGACAATCTCTGACCCGGTGATGCGGAAGCTGGCGGGTCTATCCCGTTACGACTTCCGTAACGAGCTGCGCGTCAACGTCCTTGGCCACATCTTCGAGCAGTCGATCACCAACTTGGAGGAGATCCGTCGGAAAGTCCGGGCGGAGAAGAACCCGCTTGGGCTCAAAAGTCGGCGGCGGCGCGAGGGCATCTACTACACACCCGATTACATCGTTCGGTTCATCGTCGACAACACCCTCGGTGCATATCTGCGGCTTCGCGAGGATGAGCTGAAGCGCAAGCACAAGCTCAATCTAATGAAGACCGAAGAGGGCTATGACAAGCGGCAGCGCCGCATGTACTCGGAGTACTTGGCCGTTCTCCAGGCCATCAAGGTCGTCGACATCGCTTGCGGCAGTGGTGCTTTCCTGGTGTACGTGTTCGATTACCTGCTGAAGGAAAACCTGCGCGTCAACGAGATTCTCGGCGGGACCCTGATGTCGTACGACGAGGTCGTGAGGAAGATACTCTCCGACAACATCTTTGGCGTCGACATTAATGAAGAATCGGTCGAGATCACCAAGCTCAGCCTTTGGCTGAAGACGGCGGAGAAAGGCAAGCCGCTTACCGCTCTGGACAACAATATCAAGTGTGGGAACTCGTTGGTCGACGACCCGGACCAGGGCGGGAGCAAGGCATTCAACTGGCGAGACAACTTCCCGGACATCATGGCATCGGGTGGCTTTGACGTCGTGATCGGTAATCCGCCGTACATCAATGCCCGCCTAATGACCCAGGACGAGCGCGCCCACCTAGTGGAGAAGTACCCGCAACTGGCCGGCTCGTACGACATCTATGTAGCGTTCTTGCTGCGCGGCATCCAGCTGCTGAAGCCCGAAGGGCGGTACGGCTGGATCATCCCCAACAAGTACCTGATCGCGGACTACGCGCGGCCAGCTCAGGAATTTATGTCCGGGTCGTCGCTTGAGTCGGTGGTAAACGTGTCGACGCTGTCGGTATTCAAGGGCGTTGGGGTGTACCCGATCATCTTGCTCGGCAACATGAACCGGTCGGAATCGGCGACGGTGGAGCGGTATAGCATCTCCGAGCCTGAGCACCTCGGCAACTTCACCCAATATCCCGACGAAGGCAACGGCCTCCGAAGGTTCAAGACCCTTGCCGACTTCGGTATCAAACTGAACGCGGGCACAACCGGTTTCGAGGCTCAGGTGGTGAAAGGTCTACTCAATGAGGCCGGGTCGGGCATCCCGTTCGCCGTCAGCGGCGGCGTGGACCCGTTTCAGATCGACACGACCCGCGTGCCGTACATGAAGTCGGTGTACAAGCACCCCTACATCACGTTGGGCTCGCCGGAAATCGCTGCGAGCAAGTACGCATTCTGGAAGGCGCCGAAGGTGGTCATTGCCGGCATGACCAAGCGGATCGAGGCGGTCTACGTCCCCGAACCGCTGGCCCTAGGTGTTGGGGCGTACGGCATATACGACTTCGGCGGGATCGACCCGGAAGCCTTGACCGCGGTCCTGAACAGTGCCTTCATGAGCTACTACCTCCGGACGGAGTTCGCCGACAAGCACCTGGCCGGCGGATATCTGGCGATCAACAAGTCCAACATCGAGCAGTTGCCGATGGTGCGCATCTCGCGGAAGGACCAAGCCGATCTTGCTGACCTGGCTCATAGCGTTGCGAAGTCGCTTGCGAACCTGCGGGAGCGCAGCGAGCACGTTCTGACGGTGATGAAGTCGGAATATGGCGGGCAGAACTGGAACGCCAGGAAGCTGAAGACCTGGTGGCGGCTCGACTTCGATGAGTTCCTCGCGGCCGCCAGGCTCCGGTTGTCGCTCACTCAGAAAGATGAGCTGCTGACGTATTTCAACAAGACCGCTGCCGAATGTGCGGCTTTCGAAAACCAGGCCGTCGCCGCTCAGAGGGAAATCGACGAGATCGTTTACCGGCTTTATCGGATCACCGACGAGGAGCGCGCATTGATCGAGGCGATCGAAGTGGCCGAGGAGCCGCTGGATAGCCTGCTGGACGACTAA
- a CDS encoding tyrosine-type recombinase/integrase, whose translation MAYVQKRNTKSGSAAYIVKWKDPDGKHQTKGGFRTRKAAEDYATETADKIRRGVYFDPKAGRMLFRDAAQLWLASRHDLKPTTKAGHEAALAPASTRRGDGKTLGIDATFGGYPLNKITRDQISMWVQKMVVAGKKPSTVRHAYFTVRMVLAQAVADGRLASNPADYVKLPTEHGDSGVVDDPAQFLTGAQVSALVAATPRPYNVLVHIAPWSGLRAAELAGLQVGDVELSKTSPNLNAPTKPGVLRVERTARLVGTTMTYLAPKTKGSRRKVLLTAVTTALLRDYLAEHPRADDSTAPLFPAVTLKMPKPTGVRAVGPDGKPTSRERRAVVQRQATALADLSVAEAEDRLVLDWSEPLQHGGWYKAVYRPAVLRANRLTPTAGLSPELKFHSLRHTYASLCVAAGIPAFDVSRFMGHAKPTTTMGIYAHLFEDNHADAMAALGAMGSLAASGNVIPLWCRSGSSS comes from the coding sequence ATGGCGTACGTGCAGAAGCGAAACACGAAGAGCGGCAGCGCCGCCTACATCGTGAAGTGGAAGGACCCAGACGGCAAGCATCAGACCAAGGGCGGCTTCCGCACGCGGAAGGCGGCGGAGGACTACGCAACGGAGACCGCCGACAAGATCAGGCGCGGGGTGTACTTCGATCCGAAGGCCGGGCGGATGTTGTTCCGAGACGCGGCGCAGCTGTGGTTGGCCTCCCGGCACGACCTGAAGCCCACCACGAAGGCCGGGCACGAAGCCGCCCTGGCCCCAGCTAGCACGCGCCGGGGCGACGGAAAGACGCTTGGGATTGACGCGACGTTCGGCGGTTACCCGCTGAACAAGATCACTCGCGACCAGATTTCAATGTGGGTGCAGAAGATGGTTGTGGCGGGCAAGAAGCCCAGCACGGTGCGGCACGCCTACTTCACGGTGCGGATGGTTCTCGCCCAGGCGGTCGCGGATGGCCGGCTGGCGAGCAATCCCGCTGATTACGTGAAGCTCCCGACTGAGCACGGCGACTCCGGCGTAGTGGATGACCCGGCGCAGTTCCTCACGGGGGCGCAAGTTTCGGCGCTTGTCGCCGCGACGCCTCGGCCATACAACGTGTTGGTGCACATTGCCCCGTGGAGTGGTCTCCGGGCGGCGGAGCTGGCCGGGCTACAGGTCGGTGATGTTGAGCTATCGAAGACGTCGCCGAACCTCAACGCACCCACGAAACCCGGCGTGCTTCGGGTCGAGCGAACGGCGCGGCTCGTCGGCACCACCATGACCTACCTCGCACCCAAGACCAAGGGCAGCCGCCGCAAGGTGCTGCTCACGGCGGTGACGACGGCGCTGTTGCGCGACTACCTCGCGGAGCACCCGCGCGCCGACGATTCAACCGCGCCGCTGTTCCCGGCGGTGACGCTGAAGATGCCGAAGCCGACCGGCGTGCGGGCGGTGGGTCCGGACGGGAAGCCCACGAGCAGGGAGCGCCGAGCTGTGGTGCAGCGGCAGGCTACCGCCTTGGCCGACCTATCGGTGGCCGAAGCGGAAGACCGCTTAGTGCTCGATTGGTCGGAGCCGCTCCAGCATGGCGGCTGGTACAAGGCGGTCTACCGCCCCGCGGTGCTGCGAGCCAACAGGCTTACGCCGACCGCTGGCCTGTCGCCGGAGCTGAAGTTCCACTCGCTCCGCCACACGTACGCGAGCCTGTGCGTCGCGGCGGGGATACCGGCGTTCGACGTCAGCCGGTTCATGGGGCATGCGAAGCCGACGACGACGATGGGCATCTACGCGCACCTGTTCGAGGACAACCACGCCGACGCTATGGCCGCGCTCGGGGCAATGGGGAGCCTCGCGGCGTCCGGCAACGTCATACCTCTGTGGTGTCGGTCGGGATCGTCAAGCTGA
- a CDS encoding recombinase family protein, which translates to MSAARNPQGPLMFGYCRVSTEEQAASGNGLEAQRAAIDAEAARRGWEVGHHSDDGVTGKMIGPSLREVLQLLASGQGDGLVVAKMDRLARSIINAVNIIEAAQAQGWSLVVLDLGVDLTTPAGEAMAHLMATFAQFGRRLISQRTKVALSAKRARGERIGRPRQAPPGVVRRIVMDRHTGLSFAKIATTLAAEGILSPAGLPTWQTSTVRRIYASATAATEMDAS; encoded by the coding sequence ATGAGCGCGGCACGAAATCCGCAAGGCCCGCTCATGTTCGGCTACTGCCGCGTCAGCACTGAGGAGCAGGCCGCCAGCGGCAACGGGCTGGAGGCTCAGCGCGCCGCCATCGACGCCGAGGCCGCACGGCGGGGTTGGGAGGTTGGGCACCACAGCGACGACGGCGTGACCGGCAAGATGATCGGCCCGTCGCTGCGAGAAGTGTTGCAACTTTTGGCAAGCGGGCAAGGCGACGGTCTTGTCGTGGCCAAGATGGACCGGCTTGCCCGGTCGATCATCAACGCCGTCAACATCATTGAAGCCGCCCAGGCGCAAGGTTGGTCGCTGGTGGTGCTGGATCTGGGGGTGGACCTTACGACCCCAGCGGGCGAAGCGATGGCCCACTTGATGGCGACCTTCGCTCAATTCGGGCGTCGGCTGATCTCCCAGCGGACCAAAGTGGCGTTGTCTGCGAAGCGGGCGCGCGGCGAGCGCATTGGCCGGCCCAGGCAGGCGCCACCTGGTGTCGTGCGGCGAATCGTAATGGACCGCCACACGGGCCTGAGCTTCGCCAAGATCGCGACCACCTTGGCGGCCGAAGGCATCTTGAGTCCTGCCGGCCTGCCCACCTGGCAGACCTCGACCGTGCGGCGCATCTACGCGAGTGCCACCGCCGCAACAGAAATGGACGCAAGCTGA